ACACTCATAGAGTATacctgcatatatatatatatacctataTACACTGTATAATAGGTGTTGTACAACACAGATTTCTATACCACAGAACGCGTAACTAtcttttctcaaattttcaatttatttccacACTTGAACTCGTCGATTTTCTTTATCCTACGTCTTCAAACATACTACAACTTGCGCGAAATTTCCTAATTTGACCCTCAGAGTATCATTTCGGTATTCTTGGAAACCAGGTTGTCCGCAAGCTGTTTAAATGATCCAAGAACACCAGTTCATAATGTCACCCTAGGTAATAAACCAATGTCCGAGTTCCGCTAGTTTACGTGGCTCCGGAGTACTTAATTTACATAGGCACCATATTGTTTGACTACTCGGTTGTTTCACAACAGACGCCTCTTCCCGTAAACCTTCGGACACACACTGAGTGTTTCTCAAACACGGAGACACCTGATCTTACAAGTGAGAGACAAAAATATTGTCGGTATTCGAAATTGGAGAAGTCGCTTTCGGTGATCTTCTAGGTAACTatcgtaacgcgaaacgtaaatGAAAAACTGTAACTTGTCGTGAAATTTCCAGCAAAACGAACGAATACGCATCAAAACGACATACGGTGCGAATCGTATCATTTCCTCGTTCTAATTATATTCGTCAACGAAACGATCTAAATTCTTTTTCTCGAGCACTCTGGCCCAGAGAGACGTAGAATGTCGTATTACGAGATCATATTACGCTTTTTACGAGTAATTTCCTTTTTTACTTTTCAAGATTACCATCGGTGTTTTATATGCGACTGTATAAGCTTTTCTGCCGATCGTTTGGTATTCTGGAAGCGTAATGAAACCTTTTTTGCACCCGGTGAATTAAGTATGCACCGGTACGGCcgggagaaaaatgaaaatacaaggTAGCAGAACGAGTAATATAAAGTAAATGAATGCAGACTTTCGTAGGAAGGGATTAAATGCTCGTAAGCTTTTTATAAAAGTCCCGTCGATTTAGAAACGTCTGCGAAAGCTGGCTGAAATTGTTTATCCAATCGATGCTGGAATACCTTTGAAACCTTCTCGGTTCGGTAGAAAGACATTGGATATTTTACAATAGGTACGCGAAACTGTCCCTAGACACGTTCAAACCGCGTACGCAAATCCGTGTCACTTTCCCACGGGATTTCGAACTCACGTGTAGCTTAAAAAACAAAGGACCGTACCGAAAAGGTCGCTTAAGTACCTATAAATTCGTAATAGGATTTGCGGTGAAATGGAAgttctacggaaaaagtaccttCGAACAGCGAAACGTGGAGATCCTCGTGCGCATATTGATACACCTATCGATTCGAACACGCGCACAggtaagacacgaagaaacattTATTCCGATAAAAGGCGTACGGTTACTTCGCAACACTATTCTTTCGAATTCGAACAGCTCACGTGTTGCAAACTTTTGAattatttatgtgttttttgtttaattcttcgcAGAGACCTTGGACAGGAGAATCTTCTAGAGAAAAATCGACcatcgaaaaattgaatttcttgaaAATCTAAAGGACTAAAAATGTATTAGAAAGATATATAGTGTGGATAAAGTTAAGACGGATCGTCATGGAACTTGGAGaaaatttgatatattttccTGTAGCCCTGGATCGACTTAACGAACACATTGATCATAAAGATCTAACGTGTTTAAGAATTATTCTTTCGGATGAAAGAATTCTGACACTAAACTCACGAGATTGAAGTTGTTCGGGTTATAGCCACCCAATGTCAGAGAATTATGATTTCAGGCTTTCGAGACCAAGCTCCAACTTCTTGAGAACTTACGACCGAGCAGCTCTGACCGAAGGTAACTTTGTATCAAGGAACTTTGATCTTGCGAAGTTTAGATCGAGGCGTTAAAAGTACAGATTTCTTATCGCCCGAAATTGTATTCAATTCGTTACGAATTGAgtatctcgctcgctctcgcgtgCTTGAAAACAAACGAGTCTGAGATAACGGAACTCGATTCCTATTCAAGATCAAACTTCTCGAAACCGGAGCCGCGTGACAAACAATTCGTCCCGTATATGAATCCACGATGTAAAATCACCTCGAGCGTACGCATCAGAATGATCTAGATAGCGTTGAGAACCCTCGACCGCTAGGTTACCACGTCGAGTAGCTTCTTCAACTTCGCGCACAATATTTGACTCGGATGATATGTCGCTTCGAGCAGAAGATTCcggattttctttttcttttttttttacacatttttcgcaaccgTACGCGTGGAATTGCTCCCGCCTATCTCGCAAGGACGCCTTTGCACAACTCATTTCGAGGGCACCGTTCCGTGCGAGGGAACTGAGTTGAAGAGATTTAGAATGTTTTCGGTGAAATGAAGCAAGAAAATTCTGGGAAATCCAGTATGGGAGGCTGCACCCTGCGAACAGACCGGACGCGAGCTCCGAGGCAAACCGAAAATCGATATCCGATTCACGGACGACAAGAGAAGCAAACAAGGtacgaatccatcaaaatagaCACCCGCGGGTACGGATGATCTATGGATTCACGGCGACGTTTCCATATCGTTAACCTTTTTGTACCATAGCGTTTCGCCTCGCGAGCACGAGGGTCGCAAAGGGTTATGGGtcagaaatgaaaaatcttCATTGGATTCGGTTTACAGTGGTTTCTGTGCTGAAGAAAGCTGTGCTGTACCGGAAGCGTGTCATTCGCACGATGTAGGCG
This window of the Ptiloglossa arizonensis isolate GNS036 chromosome 13, iyPtiAriz1_principal, whole genome shotgun sequence genome carries:
- the LOC143154090 gene encoding uncharacterized protein LOC143154090 isoform X1; protein product: MKQENSGKSSMGGCTLRTDRTRAPRQTENRYPIHGRQEKQTSVSPREHEGRKGLWVRNEKSSLDSVYSGFCAEESCAVPEACHSHDVGGHFARNTSFHRFTPFEDSNLSRAECSG
- the LOC143154090 gene encoding uncharacterized protein LOC143154090 isoform X2, giving the protein MKQENSGKSSMGGCTLRTDRTRAPRQTENRYPIHGRQEKQTSGFCAEESCAVPEACHSHDVGGHFARNTSFHRFTPFEDSNLSRAECSG